One genomic segment of Sander lucioperca isolate FBNREF2018 chromosome 10, SLUC_FBN_1.2, whole genome shotgun sequence includes these proteins:
- the tnfb gene encoding tumor necrosis factor b (TNF superfamily, member 2) gives MVAYTTAPSDVEMGHEEKSVVLVEKKSSTGWIWMMSVAFLAVALCLGGVLLFALYWSGRPESMTQPGQTEALVKMDTTEKDPHYTLRRISSKAKAAIHLEGNEDSKSLQGQLEWRNDQGQAFAQGGFQLVKNQIVIPQTGLYFVYSQASFRVACSDGDEDGAGKHITPLSHRIWRHSDSIGSKASLMSAVRSVCQNTAQEDGYSNGQGWYNAIYLGAVFQLNKGDRLWTETNQLSELETDDGRTFFGVFAL, from the exons ATGGTGGCCTACACAACAGCACCAAGTGACGTGGAGATGGGTCATGAGGAGAAGTCGGTGGTTTTGGTAGAAAAGAAGTCCTCCACTGGGTGGATATGGATGATGTCCGTGGCCTTTCTCGCTGTGGCCCTTTGTTTAGGAGGCGTCCTGCTGTTTGCTTTGTACTGGAGTGGAAGGCCGGAAAGCATG ACACAACCAGGCCAGACAGAAGCGCTAGTCAAAATGGACACTACTGAGAAAG ATCCCCACTACACGTTGAGGCGAATCAGCAGCAAAGCCAAGGCAGCCATCCATTTAGAAG GTAACGAAGACAGCAAGAGTTTGCAAGGCCAGCTGGAGTGGAGAAACGATCAAGGCCAGGCGTTCGCTCAGGGCGGCTTCCAACTGGTGAAGAACCAGATCGTTATCCCACAAACCGGCCTTTACTTCGTCTACAGCCAGGCGTCGTTCAGAGTGGCCTGCAGCGATGGTGACGAGGACGGAGCGGGAAAACACATCACACCTCTCAGCCACAGGATCTGGCGCCACTCCGACTCCATTGGCAGCAAAGCCTCTCTGATGAGCGCGGTGAGGTCGGTGTGCCAGAACACTGCTCAGGAGGACGGCTACAGTAACGGACAGGGCTGGTACAACGCCATTTATCTGGGTGCAGTGTTTCAGCTAAACAAAGGAGACCGACTGTGGACGGAAACCAACCAGCTATCAGAGCTGGAGACCGACGATGGCAGGACTTTCTTTGGTGTGTTTGCACTTTGA